The Pseudomonas protegens genome contains the following window.
ACGCGGGACATCGGTCCAACCGGGAAAGCCGTCTTGCAGATGCCGACTGTGCAGCGTGAAATAGCCAAAGGCCGCCCCTGGCGCCGGCAAGGGTTCGGCCAGCTCGATCTGCTCGATGTCCCTGGCGCCTTCCAGGGTCTGGGTTTTCCAGCCGCAGACCAGGTCCGGCAGGTCCGCGGCGGCGAGGAAGATGCCATTGGCCTCGCTGCGGTCACCGGTGGCCCAGCGCGCCGCCGAGGCGCCCATCAGCTGGTAGCGCAAGGCCGGCGTCACGTGCCGGGCAAAGCTCGATTGCAGCAGCCAGACATCCAGCCACAGGTAGTAGGTCCAGTTCAGCGACAGCCGCTGCTGCGCCGCCCAGCTCATGAACGGGCGAAAGATCGCCAACCCGTCCGGCCCCGTCAGCTGCAGCAAGCCCGGGCAGATATCGAACAGGGTGTGCCAGTAGACCCGCAGGCTGCTGTCGATGCGCACAAAGGCCCGGGAATCATGGGGGTAATCGCCCTGGCGTTGCGGCACGCTCAAGGCATGCAGCAGTTGGCTGTCGGTCCTGGGCAATGGGTGCTCGGTCTTCATGTCCGCGGCTCCATGGGCGAGGAGGGAAAAATGCCCCGCAGCCGTTGCAGGTCGCCGATGATTTCGGCCTCGTCGAAACGGCCGTCGCGTTCGTAGGTCAGGGTTGCCTCGGGACCGTCGAACAGCCCGCGATAGCGTTGCAAGAACCCCAGGGTGGCCTCGGAAAGCACCTGGTCGTGGGTGTCGAGAATCAAATGCGGCTGCAGGATCGACAGGTTGTAGCCGGCGGTATGAAAGTGCGATGAGTGTTCAATCACGCCCTCCCAGGCCTCCAGCGGCACGCCGCAGTTGAGATGGGCACACACCGCATTGGAGGCGTCGAACAGCACCCCGGCGCCGGTATCGCGATAGAGCCGCTCATGAAAGGCCGGAGCGTCGTGGCCACCGTCCATGATCGACGGGTAGTTCTCCAGCAGCAGCTG
Protein-coding sequences here:
- the mbnB gene encoding methanobactin biosynthesis protein MbnB, which translates into the protein MRIGFNYTLGDTAPLVRKLLAGGHIDYVELLIDNFLAVPIDELETGFAAPVGFHIMFSKFIENDTPALESLARRLRELIERLRPLYVSDHVARFSHDGRQLYHLAEIDYVGDYPQVRERVDWWQQQLGCQLLLENYPSIMDGGHDAPAFHERLYRDTGAGVLFDASNAVCAHLNCGVPLEAWEGVIEHSSHFHTAGYNLSILQPHLILDTHDQVLSEATLGFLQRYRGLFDGPEATLTYERDGRFDEAEIIGDLQRLRGIFPSSPMEPRT
- the mbnC gene encoding methanobactin biosynthesis protein MbnC, with translation MKTEHPLPRTDSQLLHALSVPQRQGDYPHDSRAFVRIDSSLRVYWHTLFDICPGLLQLTGPDGLAIFRPFMSWAAQQRLSLNWTYYLWLDVWLLQSSFARHVTPALRYQLMGASAARWATGDRSEANGIFLAAADLPDLVCGWKTQTLEGARDIEQIELAEPLPAPGAAFGYFTLHSRHLQDGFPGWTDVPR